One Triticum dicoccoides isolate Atlit2015 ecotype Zavitan chromosome 4B, WEW_v2.0, whole genome shotgun sequence genomic window carries:
- the LOC119291862 gene encoding defensin Ec-AMP-D2-like: MEASRKLLSAALLLVLLLAGTGEMGGPVAVAEARTCEAKSHRFRGPCVRHHNCANVCKTEGFPGGKCRGFRHRCFCTTHCRQ; the protein is encoded by the coding sequence ATGGAGGCTTCACGCAAGCTCCTCTCGGCGGCGCTCCTCCTGGTGCTACTGCTGGCGGGCACAGGGGAgatgggaggcccggtggccgtggcggAGGCGCGGACGTGCGAGGCGAAGAGCCACAGGTTCAGGGGCCCCTGCGTGCGCCACCACAACTGCGCCAACGTCTGCAAGACCGAGGGCTTCCCCGGCGGCAAGTGCCGCGGCTTCCGCCATCGCTGCTTCTGCACCACCCACTGCCGGCAGTAA